CGCCCTCAAAAGCCTGACGGCCGTCAACATGTCGATTCCCGCGGAATCTTTAGTCATTAGGTGATCATCCCTTTGAGCATGGTTTTCATGACGGTTTCCCTGAGGGCCAAATTCTCCAACGGCTTAGCCAAAAAACCGTCGGCCCCGAGATCATAGGCTTTGGCGATGTTGCCCAGATTCGCGGATATGGAGAGCATCAGGACCGGAATTTTTTGCCCGGCCGGGTTGTTCCTGATATGCTCGAGCACCTCCCAGCCGTCCATCTCAGGCATGGAAATATCCAAAATGACGAGATTCGGATGTTCCTCAATCACCATATTCAACCCTTCCTTGGATTTTTGCGCCACCAGCACCTCATGACCGTCCACGTCAAGCAAAAAAGAAATTGTTTTAAGCGTCACCTCGTCGTCGTCAATAACGATAATTCTCCCTTTTCCGCGAAACCGTTCTGGAACCATAACGTTTCCCTCCTCTTGGCGCCGCTTCTATTTCGCCTATAAATCCTAGAAGGAAGAAAAAATTCTGTCCACAAGGAGATGTTTTTACGAGGGAAAAAGGGCCGAATTGCAACCGCCCTGCAACCTAGTGTAGTGCGTCATAAATCCCTTTGCATTCGTCACCCCGGCCAAAGCCGGGGTCCAGGCCTGGATTCCCGCCTTCGCGGGAATGACGCCAAAAGTAAAGAAGTGTTGGACGCACTACGCTAGCGCTGAGACTGTAGCGCTAAGGGTTATGTCAAATCGTGCGCCAGGGCGTAGCCTTGACCGGAGACGGTTTTAACGAGCCTAGAAAGCTTGGGGCCCAGGTGCCGGCGCAGGCGCGACACGGCGACATCCACTTCCTTATCACGAACGCTATTTTTCCAAAGCCGGCGCACCAAAACGACCCGGGGAACGACTTTTCCTTGGCGCAAGGCCAAGAGGTAAAGAAGGCCAAACAGCCTGACGGGTAAATGTAATGGCGCCCGGCCGCGGACAAACACCTTGTTCTCGTCCGGCTGAAACGTCAGGGCTCCGTAGGTCAAAAAATGCGGCCGTTCGCCGCGATAAGGAAGACGATGGACGATGGCCTTGGCATATTGCTTAAGCTTGGCCAAGTCAATGGGCTTGGTCAAATGAAGATCGGCGCCGTTGCGATAAGCATGGATCGCATAGCGAAAGCGCTTTAAGCTCGTCAACACGACGACCGGCAGCAGCCTGGTCTGCGGGTTGCGCTTGATTTTGCGGCACAGCTTGATGCCGTCGCCGTCGGGAAGCATAAGATCCAGAATCACCAGAGCGATATCCTTGCGTTGCCCGAGCAAACGCTGGGCCTGGGCCAAGGTTGAAGCCGCCAACGTTTTGTAACCCCACTTTTGGAAGGCCTTGACTAAAATTTTCTGGGTGACCGGCTCATCCTCAACGATTAAAACCTGTCCCATGGGTTTACTGAAAATAATCCCGCAGCATGCGCACGATGCCTTCGGTCGCCTTCTCCGGAATTTCTTCCCCGTCCCAGTTGATGGAGAAATGGGCGTTTTTCTGGGTCGGCTTGACATAAGTCTCGTACATGGGAAGAACCGTGGTCAACACCTGGTGTTTAGCCTGGGTTACGCTGCGGCCGCGCTCCGCGATGTCGCGCTCGATTCTTCGCAAAACCGCGGTGGCCAGGCCGGTTGAAACGAAAAGCTTGTAATCGTAAAAATTTAAAAACTCGGGAAAATAAAAAGCGTAGAGACCCTCAACGACAACCAAGGGCGTTGGTTTGAGCGTCGCTGTTTTTTGAGCCCTAGTGTGCAGTTTAAAATCATAAACCGGCTGCTCGATCACGGCCCCGGAGCGAAGTTTTTTCAAATGCTCCAACGCCAAAGGCAAATCCACGGCATCGGGATGATCGAAATTATAGGCTTCCCGTTCTTCGAGGCTTAAATGGCCGAGAGGTTTATAATAGTTATCGAGGGAAAATATTTGTCCTTCGATGCCGATGGCCGCGCATTGAGCCACGATCTTGCGGGCGAACGTGGTTTTCCCCGATCCCGAGCCGCCGGCAATGCCGACCAAGCAGGGTTTCTTCTTAAATGCAGCGTCCATGTGTCAATTCTTCTACCATTTTCGCTTTTTTTATAACGGCTCAACTCCCCCCAAGTGGTATAAAATATACGGGTTCCTATTGTCATCATCGATGAAACCGGCCATCCCCATGTCTGAACAAAAAACCGCCCCCGATTCTCCT
This Elusimicrobiota bacterium DNA region includes the following protein-coding sequences:
- a CDS encoding response regulator; translation: MVPERFRGKGRIIVIDDDEVTLKTISFLLDVDGHEVLVAQKSKEGLNMVIEEHPNLVILDISMPEMDGWEVLEHIRNNPAGQKIPVLMLSISANLGNIAKAYDLGADGFLAKPLENLALRETVMKTMLKGMIT
- a CDS encoding response regulator transcription factor, with translation MGQVLIVEDEPVTQKILVKAFQKWGYKTLAASTLAQAQRLLGQRKDIALVILDLMLPDGDGIKLCRKIKRNPQTRLLPVVVLTSLKRFRYAIHAYRNGADLHLTKPIDLAKLKQYAKAIVHRLPYRGERPHFLTYGALTFQPDENKVFVRGRAPLHLPVRLFGLLYLLALRQGKVVPRVVLVRRLWKNSVRDKEVDVAVSRLRRHLGPKLSRLVKTVSGQGYALAHDLT
- the udk gene encoding uridine kinase gives rise to the protein MDAAFKKKPCLVGIAGGSGSGKTTFARKIVAQCAAIGIEGQIFSLDNYYKPLGHLSLEEREAYNFDHPDAVDLPLALEHLKKLRSGAVIEQPVYDFKLHTRAQKTATLKPTPLVVVEGLYAFYFPEFLNFYDYKLFVSTGLATAVLRRIERDIAERGRSVTQAKHQVLTTVLPMYETYVKPTQKNAHFSINWDGEEIPEKATEGIVRMLRDYFQ